From Desmodus rotundus isolate HL8 chromosome 12, HLdesRot8A.1, whole genome shotgun sequence, one genomic window encodes:
- the CSDE1 gene encoding cold shock domain-containing protein E1 isoform X5, producing the protein MNGQVVCAVPHTLESKSPAAPGQSPTGSVCYERNGEVFYLTYTPEDVEGNVQLETGDKINFVIDNNKHTGAVSARNIMLVKKKQARCQGVVCAMKEAFGFIERGDVVKEIFFHYSEFKGDLDTLQPGDDVEFTIKDRNGKEVATDVRLLPQGTVIFEDISIEHFEGTVTKVIPKVPSKNQNDPLPGRIKVDFMIPKEFPFGDKDTKSKVTLLEGDRVRFNISTDRRDKLERATNIEVLSNTFQFTNEAREMGVIAAMRDGFGFIKCVDRDARMFFHYSEILDGNQLHIADEVEFTVVPDMLSAQRNHAIRIKKLPKGTVSFHSHSDHRFLGTVEKEATFPNPKTTSPNKGKEKEAEDGIIAYDDCGVKLTIAFQAKDVDGSTSPQIGDKVEFSISDKQRPGQQIATCVRLLGRNSNSKRLLGYVATLKDNFGFIETANHDKEIFFHYSEFSGDIDSLELGDMVEYSLSKGKGNKVSAEKVNKTHSVNGITEEADPTIYSGKVIRPLRSVDPTQTEYQGMIEIVDEGDMKGEVYPFGIVGMANKGDCLQKGESVKFQLCVLGQNAQTMAYNITPLRRATVECVKDQFGFINYEVGDSKKLFFHVKEVQDGVELQAGDEVEFSVILNQRTGKCSACNVWRVCEGPKAVAAPRPDRLVNRLKNITLDDASAPRLMVLRQPRGPDNSMGFGAERKIRQAGVID; encoded by the exons TACTGGTGCTGTGAGTGCTCGGAACATTATGCTGGTGAAAAAGAAGCAAGCCCGCTGTCAGGGAGTAGTTTGTGCCATGAAG GAGGCATTTGGCTTTATTGAAAGAGGTGATGTTGTAAAAGAGATATTCTTTCACTATAGTGAATTTAAAGGTGACTTAGACACCTTACAGCCTGGAGATGACGTGGAATTCACAATCAAGGACAGAAAT GGTAAAGAGGTTGCAACAGATGTCAGACTACTGCCTCAAGGAACAGTCATTTTTGAAGATATCAGCATTGAACATTTCGAAGGAACTGTAACCAAAGTTATCCCCAAAGTACCCAGTAAAAACCag AATGACCCGTTGCCAGGACGCATTAAAGTTGACTTTATGATTCCTAAAGAATTTCCCTTTGGAGACAAAGATACAAAATCCAAGGTGACCCTGTTGGAAGGCGATCGTGTTAGGTTTAATATTTCAACAGACCGACGTGACAAATTAGAACGAGCAACCAACATAGAAGTTCTATCGAATACATTTCAGTTCACTAATGAAGCCAGAGAAATG GGTGTAATTGCTGCCATGAGAGATGGTTTTGGTTTCATCAAGTGTGTGGATCGTGATGCTCGAATGTTCTTCCACTATAGTGAAATTCTGGATGGGAACCAACTCCATATTGCAGATGAAGTAGAGTTTACTGTGGTTCCT GATATGCTCTCTGCCCAAAGAAATCATGCTATTAGGATTAAAAAGCTTCCCAAGGGCACGGTTTCATTCCATTCCCATTCAGATCATCGTTTTCTGGGCACTGTAGAAAAAGAAGCCACTTTTCCCAATCCCAAAACCACTAGCCcaaataaaggcaaagaaaag gAGGCTGAGGATGGTATTATTGCTTACGATGATTGTGGGGTGAAATTGACTATTGCTTTTCAAGCCAAGGATGTGGATGGATCTACTTCTCCTCAAATAGGGGATAAG GTTGAGTTCAGTATTAGTGACAAACAGAGGCCTGGACAGCAGATTGCAACCTGTGTGCGACTTTTAGGTCGTAATTCTAACTCCAAGAGGCTCTTGGGTTATGTGGCAACTCTGAAGGATAATTTTGGATTTATTGAAACAGCCAATCATGATAAGGAAATCTTTTTCCATTACAG TGAGTTCTCTGGTGATATCGATAGCCTGGAACTGGGGGACATGGTGGAGTACAGTTTGTCCAAAGGCAAAGGCAACAAAGTCAGTGCAGAAAAAGTCAACAAAACACACTCGG TGAATGGCATTACTGAAGAAGCTGATCCTACCATCTACTCGGGTAAAGTTATTCGCCCCTTGAGGAGTGTCGATCCAACACAGACTGAGTACCAAGGAATGATTGAGATTGTGGACGAAG GGGATATGAAAGGCGAGGTCTATCCATTTGGCATAGTTGGAATGGCCAACAAAGGGGATTGCCTGCAGAAAGGGGAGAGTGTCAAATTCCAATTGTGTGTCCTGGGCCAAAATGCACAGACTATGGCCTACAACATCACACCTCTGCGTAGGGCCACTGTGGAGTGTGTGAAAGATCAG TTTGGTTTCATTAACTATGAAGTAGGAGATAGCAAGAAGCTCTTTTTCCATGTGAAAGAAGTTCAGGATGGCGTTGAGCTACAGGCTGGAGATGAGGTGGAATTCTCAGTGATCCTTAATCAGCGCACTGGCAAGTGCAGCGCGTGTAATGTTTGGCGAGTCTG TGAGGGCCCCAAGGCGGTTGCAGCTCCGCGGCCTGACAGGCTGGTCAATCGTTTGAAGAACATCACCCTGGATGATGCCAGTGCTCCTCGCCTAATGGTTCTTCGTCAGCCAAGGGGACCAGATAACTCAATG GGATTTGGTGCAGAAAGAAAGATCCGTCAGGCTGGTGTCATTGACTAA